A segment of the Bacillota bacterium genome:
TGATAACCGACTGCGACAGCACCGGCCAAAGCTACTGCGATCAGCAAAATCAATGTACGCTTCATAATCAAGCCCCGCTTCCATAAAGTTCAATCCGATCTTCTTTGATCCTGATTTCATCCAGCTGGATCGGAATCGGCAGATCACCGAGATCGATCTGCAGCGTATACGCCTCACTAACTAGTTCTAGCAGCAGCGAGGGAACCCTTGTATCTTCAATCAGAAAATCAACCGGCATAATCACTATCTGGGCTGGATCAATAATCTGCAGTTCGGTCAGCAGACTCACACTCCAGCTGATCTGCCATAACTCCACCGTACCATTTAGGGCAGCCTGGTTTTCCCGCAGATCGATTGTAAACAGCTGGTTGCGATCCAGTCGCTCCCAAAAATACTGGTTCAAACCGGCTTCAGATAAAATCAGCTCCGCGTGGAGCTCTTCTGCTCCCAAATAAGCAAAATCTCCATTCTGCAGCAACCGCTGGACATCAATGGCCGCATCTCTGCTCGAAAGCTCAAAGGCTGCTATCGGCAGGCCATTTAGATTCCAGTTTCTACCGTAGATGCTGATAGACGCAAATCTGCCAAAGAGAAGTTCCCATCCGAATCTAGTTTGAATCTTTATTTGAGACTCGCCGCCCAACTCTGCTTCCAAATACTCAACAACAGTCTTTTCAAACAAACCGGGCAGCACAATCCGCGGCAGCAAAAGTACTGCAGTCAGAATCAGCACCCAAATAATCACCCTTGGTCGCACAATTCTATCCCCTTGGCAGCATAATTATTTTGCTTTCAGATAAGCCTCGATAAAGCGGTCAATCTCTCCATCCATTACCGCGTCTACATCGCCCATTTCTGCGTTGGTGCGGTGATCCTTAACCATCGTATATGGGCAGAATACATAGGAGCGAATTTGATTGCCCCAAGCGATCTCCTGCTGCTCGCCTTTGAGTTCAGCCAGCTTCTGCTGCTGTTCTGCCAGTTGGCGCTCCATCAGCCGCGCTCTTAGGATTTTCATAGCTGACTCCCTGTTTTGGTGCTGTGAGCGTTCGGTCTGGCACTGTACCACGATACCGGTGGGAATATGGGTAATTCTGATCGCTGAGTCGGTTTTATTAACATGCTGTCCTCCGGCCCCGCTGGCCCGGTAAGTATCGACCCGCAGATCCGCTGGATCAATTTCCAGCTCAATATCATCATCAATTTCCGGCATCACTTCTACCGATGCAAATGAGGTGTGGCGCCTGCCGGAAGCATCAAAAGGCGAGATCCGCACCAGTCGGTGCACACCTTTTTCAGCCTGCAGATATCCATAGGCATAAGGTCCGGAAATCAAGAGTGTAGCGCTCTTAATGCCGGCTTCATCTCCAGCAAGCAGATCTAATATCTCAACCGCATATCCGCGGGATTCCGCCCAGCGGGTGTACATCCTGAGCAGCATTTCTGCCCAATCCTGGCTTTCGGTACCACCTGCGCCAGGATGGATGGTAAGAATCGCATTGTGTCCATCATACTCTCCATCCAGCATAGCATGCAGCTCCAGCTGACTTACCGCTTCATCCAGTGCGCTGACCCCATTCATCAGTTCCTGTTCCAATCCGGAGTCCGGCTCGTCTTCAGTCAGTTCCAAGATAACCTGCAGGTCTTGAAGCTGTTGATCGACCTGCTCCCAAGCCTCCACTGCCTGTTTCAACTGCTTCAGCGTCTGCACCTGTTTTTGAGCAGCATCAGCCTGATCCCAAAATCCAGGCTGCGCCATAATCTGATTTAATTCCTCAATCTGATCGCGCTTCTGATCTACGTCAAAGATACTCCCTCAGCTCATTGATTTTTGTTTCTAACTGTTCTAACCGAACTTCATATTCCCTGCGATCTAACAGCATTTATATTCACTCCTTCTACTTTCCACAGCATTTTTTATATTTTTTACCACTGCCGCACGGACATGGATCATTTCGGCCAATTTTCTGAACAGTCCGGGGTGTGCGCGGACGACTATCCTCACTGTCGCGGTTGGTCCGCATCTGCCGCATCTGCCGCATCCGCTGTTCAGCTTCTTCCTCTGCATCCTGCCGATCTACCAGACGAACTCTAAACAGCATTCGCACGCAGTCTTCTTGGATGCTCTGCACCATTCTGTTGAACATCTCATATGCTTCAAATCTATACTCCATCAGTGGATCGCGCTGTCCATAAGCCCTTAAGCCAATACCTTCCTTGAGACTCTCCATGTCGCTTAAGTGCTCCATCCACTTGCGATCGATAATCTGCAGCAATACTAAATATTCAATTCTGCGCATAGTCTCAGCGCCGAATTCTTGCTCCCGCTCTTGATAAGCCGCCAGTGCTAATCTCCCAAGCTCAGCAGCTATTTCCTCAGCCTTCATCCCCGCCAGATCCTCTTTGGTCAGCGGCAGTGGCTTGGTCGTAATATCCTGATAGCGGGCGATTAATCCATCCAAGTTCCATTCTTCTACTGCAAGTTTTTCGTCTGCATATTCCTCAGTTATGTGCTTAAACGCATTAGTAAATACGGTTTCAATATACTCTTGAATATTAGTACCCAGCAGAACTGTGCGGCGCTGCTCATAGATAAGTTCGCGCTGCTGGTTGAGAACATTGTCGTATTCCAGAACCTGCTTGCGGGCTTCAAAATTGCGGTTTTCCACTTTTTTCTGGGCATTTTCAATGGCTCTGCTGATCTGGGAATGCTCAATTGGCTGATCATCTTCCCAACCGAGGCGCTCCATTAAGCCGCTGATCATTTCACTGCCAAAAAGCCGCATCAGATCATCTTCCATAGACACATAGAAGCGGGAAGAACCCGGGTCACCCTGACGTCCCGAGCGGCCGCGGAGCTGATTGTCAATCCGCCGCGACTCATGGCGTTCGGTACCGATCACATGCAGTCCGCCCAGTTTTGCCACACCTTCACCTAAAACAATATCTGTACCGCGTCCAGCCATGTTAGTAGCAATTGTTACTGCTCCTGGCTGACCGGCGTTTTTAATAATCTCCGCCTCCAGCTCATGATACTTAGCGTTTAAGACTTGATGAGGGATGCCGATTTTTTTCAGCATTCTGCTCAGTTCTTCCGACCGCTCGATGGAAATTGTTCCCACCAGCACCGGCTGGCCTTTCTTATGCTTCTCTTCAATCTCCCTAACCACGGCAGCAAACTTAGCTGCGGTCGTTTTATAGACCAGATCAGGATGATCGATCCTAATCATTGGTTTATTGGTGGGAATAACCACTACATCCATGCCGTAAATCCGCCGGAACTCTTCTTCCTCAGTTTCCGCTGTACCGGTCATGCCCGCCAGCTTATCATACATCCGAAAATAGTTCTGAAATGTAATCGAAGCCAGGGTTTTGCTCTCCTGGGCAACCCGAACATTCTCCTTTGCCTCAATCGCTTGGTGCAGGCCGTCTGAATAGCGGCGCCCCGGCATTAAGCGGCCGGTGAATTCGTCAACAATTATTACCTCTCCGTCCTTAACAACATAATCCCGATCCCGCTTAAACAGTGTATAGGCTTTGAGGGCTTGAATTAAATAGTGATTTAAGGCAAAGTGGCGATCATCGAATAGGTTATCGATGCCAAGCATTTTTTCTACTTTGGCAACGCCTGCTTCTGTCATAGCCGCTGTGCGCAGTTTTTCATCCACTGTGTAGTCAACTTCATTCTGCAGCCGCGGCACAATTTGCGCAAACTGCACATAGTGTCCTGCCGATTCTTCACCTATGCCGGAAATAATCAGAGGGGTACGCGCTTCATCGATTAAAATCGAGTCTACCTCGTCAACAATAGCATAATTCAGCCCGCGCTGAACCAATTGCTCCGGAGCTTGAGCCATATTATCCCGAAGGTAGTCAAAACCAAACTCATTGTTGGTTCCGTAGGTAATATCGCATCGGTATGCTTCTGACCGCTCGTCAAACTCCTTCTCATGCACAATTACGCCAACTGACATGCCGAGAAAGCGGTAAATCTGCCCCATCCACTCCGCATCGCGCTTGGCTAAGTAATCGTTTACTGTAACGACATGCACTCCTTTTCCAGTCAGGGCATTTAAATACACTGGCAGTGTAGCCGCGAGAGTTTTACCTTCGCCGGTTTTCATTTCCGCAATCCGTCCCTGATGGAGCACAATTCCGCCCATCAGCTGCACATCATAATGGCGCTGACCAATAGTGCGTTTACCTGCCTCCCGCACCACAGCAAAAGCTTCGGGAAGAAGCTCATCTAAGCTTTCGCCAGCATTCAATCGCTGCTTGAACTCATCTGTCTTTGCTCTCAGTTCAGCATCAGAAAGGGTTTCCATTTCAGGTTCTAAACTGTTAATCCGCTCAACTACTGTCATTAACCGTGTTATCTCTCTTTTACTGCTGTCAAAAATCTTCTTAAACAATCCGAGCATCCGATAGTCATCCTTTCTTAATTTATACCGATGCTGCATTGTGCCCGGCGATGTAACTAGCATCAAGCAGCGCCCATAGTCCTCCTGTCACTAAAGAGTGGCCGCCAAGCATTATCGGTATCGGCGCACTGCAGGCCGCCGCCGTGAACTCCCTCAGTCCGGGGTGGGATATCTGGTCAACCATGCCTAAATCAGAATAAAACCGATCACTCTGCGATAAGTCCCAGTTCCAATGGGCAAACATGATTCTGGAATCAAGCACAGCTCCATGGCTGATTTGGCCGAGGAATCTAAAAAACTGCTCATAACCATAGGAAACCATCATTTCTCCAAATAGAGACTGTGCCTCTCCTCGCACATCCCTTCCCAGCGCTTTCATACCTCGTTCCTCCGAGTAGAGCCGGATGCGGCAGCGGGTCAGCTCATCGAGAAGTTTAAACAAGGAGGAATTAACCCGGCCGTAAACCAGCAGTTCACCGTGAAAATCTCCCATCACTTGTTTTATTTTATCACATCGAGTCAGATCGATATCCATTTCCGCCACAGCCCGCTTGGTGTGTTCACCCACATGGGGGTGGCATGCTAAAATCATCAGATCACTTGGTGTATCAATATCAAACTGCAGACCGAGAGAACGCTGCAGGGGAATAAATCTGAGATCCGCCTGCTGCACCAGAAGCTGCGGCAGCGTATTATCAATTGCAGGCAGATCAACTTCTGCGAGCGCTGACCCAGGAGATAATCCGACCAGGTCAGCTGAGTAATAGTTGTTAGCAGTTACGACTCGATCGTGCTGTTCCAGCAGTCTGCGGATATTCCTGAGTTCATAAGCAGAAATAAGGGGAGCTGCCGCTCCCCCCATGTATAAAACCTTGTTCAACTTTCTCTGTTTTACAACTCTGAGCAGTTCTTTCCCAAAGTGAAACTCCTCTGTCACCTGTGGGTGAAACTCAATTTCTACTGGATATCCTGACGCTGCTTCTGCTAAATCTTGATAGGAGGTCATGATTACTATCCGCTCAAAGCCAGCCGCTTGAGCCTTGCAAATCTGATCAATTACTATTGCTTTTCGCACCCGGCGCATCATTTCTTCTGGTTCGCTGGATACGGATCCACCCTCGAAAATAACTAAGGTTACAGAAGAGTCCATGTACTAACCTACTTTCTACTCAGGTTCTATCAGTCCGTAGTTGCCATCGCGGCGTTTATAAACTACATTGATTTCATCATCGTCAGCATTGGTGAAAACAAAGAAGTCATGTCCCAGAAGCTCCATCTGCATGATCGCTTCCTCCACACTCATCGGCTTATAGTCAAAACGCTTAATCTTTACCACCCTAAACTCCCGCTCAAGGTTTTCGGGAGAGCGCAATCCATCATCAACAGGAGGAGCGATTTCACTGATCTTTGGCCCTTGAAGTTTTCTGTGAATTCTGGTTTTAAACTTGTTCCACTGACGTTCGATTTTATCAACGGCTTCATCAATCGAATTGTACATATCGTCGGTGCGGCCTTCACCCCGAAGGACCAAACCTCTAAACTCTATTGTTAACTCAGCAATATGAACTTCTCTTTCCGTCCGCATCATCATCTCAGCAAGCGATTCATAGTCACCATTGGCAGCGGTAATAAACTTTTCGAACTTGGTGATCTTCTTTTCGGCATAAGCACGTAAAGCGGGAGTAATTTCGAGATTCTTACTTTTGACGACGATTTTCATTGCAGCCATCTTGTTCACTCCTCTTTATTGATCTTACTTGCTATTATTATAATTCCAGCTGCTCCAAAAAAATCCTTCCTGAGAAGATTTCACCGGAAAATAAAAGAACCAAGTTGCCTTGGTTCCTATCAGCTGTTTCAGTTTACAATTTCACAACGTTAGAAGCTTGCGGTCCTCTTTCTCCTTCAACAATGTCAAATTCAACGACTTGTCCTTCTTCTAATGTTTTGAATCCGTCTTCCTGGATTGCTGAGAAGTGTACAAAAACGTCTCCACCATCTTCTCTCTCGATGAATCCATAGCCCTTCTCAGCGTTAAACCATTTTACTCTGCCTTGCATTAAACACATTCCTCCTAAAAAATGATACCGGTATACCTTACCGATTATCTCTACACTAACACACTTTGCTAACATTTGTCAAGGAATTTGAAATATCTTTAGTAATTTTAAGATATTTGCATAAGGATTAACGCTTAATATCAATATCGCTATCCTCGTCCTTAATCTTGATCATTTTTTCATAGGCTTTTTTCCCAGCGCTATTTTTGCGCTCACCCTGGATCTTGTTTACCTGATCGGCGTAACTTCTCAGCATCGATTCGTGGATCCTCTCCTGCTGTTCAAGAATCTCCAGCTGCTTGATCAGCTGTTTGATCTCATGTTTTAATCTGACCACCAGATCGCGGCTGTCTCTTTCGATAAGATCCATCAGCTGGCTCAGAGAAAATGATTCAAGCTGATAAAAACGAATAATAAAATCCTGGCTTTTACCGATCGCTTCCTGACACCGTGTGACGTCAACCATTATTTCTTCTTTTTCTCTCAGAATATCAAGGAGCGATTCCATATCGCCCTGGTCGATCAGGAGCGCTTCTTCATCGCCAAATTGGGCAATGCTGCGGTAATGCTCCGTCAATTGCTGGTAGTTGGCGATCAGCTCGGTAAATTTTTCCTTGATCTCCGGACTCAAGCTTGCTCCACCACCTCATGCCACATGTCCCGCAGTTCAGTTAAGAGCTTGATGGCCTGCTGGATCAAAACCGGATCCTTGTTGACATTTGCTTGAATCAAAAGTTGATTGATAAATGTGTAGAGCTGGTATAAATTCTGCGCTATCTCGCCAACATCCATGTTTAAAGCGGATATTAACTCTGTCATAATATCCTGAGCCCTTACTAATTTATTGTGGGCACCGGCAATATCAGATTCGTCAATGCAGTTGATTGCCTGATTGGCAAAACGAATTGCTCCATCAAAAAGCATCACGATCAAATCACCGTTTGATGCGGTATTAACTTTCACATTTTTATAAGCCTGTAAAGCATATGAATTCATTCCTGCGGCTCCCCCCTAAGCGCGATGGTCAACCAGCAGCCCAATCATGTCCATAATTGCAGCGATCATATCCAAGACTCTTTCGGGCGGAATCTCCCTGATCACCTCTTCCTTAGCATGGTCGGAGCGGTCAATCACTTTTACCATAATTCGATTGGTATCCTCATGGATTGAAAACTCTAACCCCCGGTCAAAGATTCTCATGGTCTTGTTGAGATTCTCTACTGCATCGTACAGCTGCTCCTGATCAATTTGGGTTTTATCACCCTGAACCCCGTGTTGGTTTACCCCACTCTGCTGCTCAACACGATGTCTTTCAACCACATCCTGATTCTGATTGTTAGGTTTCACCATCTGCATTTGCTGATTACTTTTGATGGCGAAATCAGTTCGAATCATTTACGCCTCACCGTCCTTAATCAGATTTCGAGTTTTTGACAGAATTCCCCGGCGAATTGTGCAGCAGTTGGCTTAATTGATCTACATTGAAATGTTTCGATAGTACAGCCCGCTTGTTTTCCTGCTGAATATCTGCATAAATCTCTTCGCGATGAACACTAACATCTTTAGGTGCTTCGATGCCCAGCTTAACCTGATCACCGCGCACATCTACTACAATGATTTTTATATCATCGCCAATAATGATGCTCTCGTTGATTTTCCTAGTCAGTACAAGCATCTGGTGTCCCTCCCTGGACTATAGCTTTCCCGGAAATGCTCTATTTAGACTTGTCCTACTCAGCTGCCTGTTTAGCTGCTAAAAATGAAGAGCGCTGCAGTTCTGCCAGGACATTATGTCTAATGCTATACAAACCATCCATTAAAACAACCTGTTTAGCCAGCTTTGTCTTCCGATTAATCACTAACGGCGCTTGCAGATTAGCTGTCATTTCCGAGACGTCTTCAGGGACTGTAACAATTACAAAAACCTGCCCATCCTTAGAATCCTCAAAACCCAGCTGCTTGACATGCTGGGGCTCAAGTTTCACTTGATAGTCATGGCGCAGAAGCTCCGGCATCATAATCACAAAACAAAGCCAAGGTTCTTCAACAGATTGCAGGAAACAGAACATGCTCTCCGGCTGCTCAACAATCACAAATTGATGATAATCTTCAAAACCCAAAATTCCCTCGGGAAAATCGATTATCTGCTCAGGGTCAACTTCCAATGTACCAAAGCGTGTGGTTTCAATTTTCACCCTCGGTCACCCTTTAACATCGAATTTACTGCCTCTTTCAAAACGGACTTTAACTCCGCCATCGATCCAATCGACCTTTGGCGGATAAACTGCAATATCAATCATCGTCCCACCCTGCTGCCACTCCATGTTAAGCTCATAGGAGCTCTTGATCCTTGGTCTGGACTTTGGCGCATAATCCACGTTGATTTCAGGAATTTCTCTAAACAGCTGCTCTTTCGCCAGCTGTGCTGCGGTATTCTGCAGTGTCATTTCGCGCGCAAAGCGATCTCCCTCCTGGGCTCTCCGGGCTGTACCGCTTAGAACAGCTTCATTGCCCGCAGATGCTGCAGTGCGCACCAGATGATTTAAATCACCCATGCCCAACTCATTCAGGGCATCCTGCTGATCAATCTCGATAACCGGTCCATCATATTTAAATTCGAAATTGCCAACCTGCTGTCTAATTTGAGTCTGAGGCCAGTAGTAACTGATCAGAACCTGGGGATATTTCGTACTGATCGATAGGTGCATTGGCTTCATCCCCTATCTGAGAAAATCTACCAATGTCGGTTGAATAATCCTGGCTCCTACAGACAAGGCGATCCGATAAGCGTTCTCCTCGCTCTTCAGCATCATAATCGTCTCTGCAACATCTATATCCTGTGTACCACTTAAGAGCTTGTTAAAGTTTACTTCTAAATCCTTAAGCCTTTCTTCTGCCAATTCGATGCGGTTCAGCTTAGCACCGACTTCAGCCCGAGTGGCTAAAACACCATCCAGCGCAGCCTCCAATGCCTCTAAATGCTCGGCGCCCAGTTTGTCTGTCATTCCCTGGTCTAAATCATTAATTAGCTCTGACAGCGCGCCGAAGATCGGCATAAACAGCTGGTCCTCTGCCTCGCCGTCAGTATTGATGCTGGTCCTGATTATATTGATATCAATAACTGAGTTGGCTCCGATTTCTACCTTCAGCTCACTGGAATTCTGGATTGAGCTGCCGCCGTGATAAGCAATTCGGTAATAACCAGGGTCTGCCGGATCAGTGCTGGCCCGCTGATAGGGAACAGTAGTACTTTTTTGACCGGCAAACACATATTTGCCGCTGTGCGTTGAGTTGGATAACTGGAGCAGGTTATCGAAAAGTTGCTCCAATTCTCGCTGGATCGCTGCCCGATCATCTCCACTGAGTGTATCATTGGCAGCATATACAGACAGTTCTTTTGCCCTGTGCAGCACACTGGTTGTTGATGCCAGCACAGTATCTATCGACTGCAGCCATGAAGATGCAGTATCAACATTCTTCAACAGTTGATTGTTTTCGGTCAGTGAAGTTCGCAGTTCCAAAACATTAATCACCGCAGCCGGATCATCAGATGGTTTTAGAACGCGCTTGCCGCTGGCCAACTGCTGCTGATAGCGGTCAAGCCTGCCTAAACCGGCATTTAAATGCCGAAGCATGTTGTTTGTCAATGTATTATTAGTAACCCGCACCGCTTACCCTCCTTCTACCTGCCGAACAAGCCAAGGCGGTTGACAATTATCTCTAAGATCTGATCCATGGTTGTCATAAACCTGGCGGCGGATGCATAGGCATGCTGAAAGCGAATCATATCCGCCATTTCTTCATCCAGATTTACACCGGACACTGATTCCCGCATATTCTCCAAGTGATTCACCAGTGCTTCGCCATTTTTTACCATCGAAGTGCCTTCTAAAGCGTCGACGCCGATTTTTGCAATCAAGGCGTTAAATGACTGAGCAATGGTGATTTCCCTGCCGACCATCGGATTGTTCCGGAGCTGGGCAAGGGCTAAAGCGATTTCACCGTTACCGACTACGGTCTCCCCATTTTCCTGCCGGGAGCTGGCAGCAATTTCTCTTGCATCTTGCAGGGCAACTCTTATGCTAAGACTGGGATCATCTTCAGCAGTAACATTCCAAGAACCATCGACCGTTACAAAAAACGGCCTGCCGGTCCCGCCTTCCAGATCATAGCCCTGCATGTGGATTGAATTCACATTATGCATAAAGTCTGCTGTCCACTGATTAAGCTCTGTAATATAATCCTGGATATAATCATCGCGGAAATTCAAGATTCCTGCCAACTCGCCTTTATTAAACTCAGCCTTGGAGTTGGCTCCTTCCCACACTACTTCAACTCGATCATATTGAGGTATTATTGGGTCGTTAGATGAAACTACTTTCAGTTCAAAAACTTCCGTTCTCTGAACTAAAGTGGCCCCGCTGATGCTGACTGTAACTGAACCATACGTATCGGTTACAACTTCGATATTAGTAAGCTCCGACAGTTCCTGCAGCAGTTGGTCGCGCTGATCCAGCAGATCGTTGGGCTGGTAGCCAGCGGCGTTCACCTTTACAATCTGGCGGTTTAAATCTGCGATCCGCTGCGCATAAGAATTAATCTCGCTGACCTTAACCTGCACGAGATTATTCATATTATCTCGCAGTTTTCCAAGCTGGAACCGGACGTGCTGTACAGCTTCCGCCAAAACTTCGGCTCGCTGCAGCACCACGGAACGCACCGCTTCGTTTTCCGGACTTAAGCTTAAGTCCTGAAGTGAATCCCAGTACAGCTCTAAAGCATGATGAATACCATTGTCGGATGGTTCGTTAAAAATCAGTTCTACCTGCTCCAAACCATCGCTGATCGTCTGCCAATAGTTAACATTGTGCTGCTCCTGCCGCAGCCGCATCTCCACAAAGTCATCACGCATACGAGTAATCTGAGCCACTTCCACCCCAGTTCCCAGCATACCATTAGCAGGATTATGGGTAAATTGAGGTATGGGATACGGCATGCTGGGATTGTGAACCGCTACCTGACGGGAATATCCCTTCGTATTTGCATTGGCGATATTCTGGCCGACAGTGTCTAATGACATCTGCTGTGCCTGTAGGGCGCGGCGTGCAATTTCTATCCCACTGAATGTTGTTCGCATAATGCTACACCTTTCGATCAATAATGGATTTTTTCACAGTACGCGTGCCTGGTTTCGCATAGGTTAAGGGGGTTTCATCCACCAACAAGTTGAGGCTGTATTGAATAAAGGCCAGGGATTCCGCGATCAGCAGCTGATTAAGCTCATTAATTTCCTGAAGCTGGTGATATTTGCTTTTCAGCTGGTTTATTCTGTCTGCCAAATCCTGCTCATCGGTTGTTTCCAGCCACTGAGCTAGACTTTGACCAGACGCAATCACATCAAATAACTGACAGCGTTCCTCCT
Coding sequences within it:
- a CDS encoding DUF2993 domain-containing protein; its protein translation is MRPRVIIWVLILTAVLLLPRIVLPGLFEKTVVEYLEAELGGESQIKIQTRFGWELLFGRFASISIYGRNWNLNGLPIAAFELSSRDAAIDVQRLLQNGDFAYLGAEELHAELILSEAGLNQYFWERLDRNQLFTIDLRENQAALNGTVELWQISWSVSLLTELQIIDPAQIVIMPVDFLIEDTRVPSLLLELVSEAYTLQIDLGDLPIPIQLDEIRIKEDRIELYGSGA
- a CDS encoding peptide chain release factor 2, with amino-acid sequence MFDVDQKRDQIEELNQIMAQPGFWDQADAAQKQVQTLKQLKQAVEAWEQVDQQLQDLQVILELTEDEPDSGLEQELMNGVSALDEAVSQLELHAMLDGEYDGHNAILTIHPGAGGTESQDWAEMLLRMYTRWAESRGYAVEILDLLAGDEAGIKSATLLISGPYAYGYLQAEKGVHRLVRISPFDASGRRHTSFASVEVMPEIDDDIELEIDPADLRVDTYRASGAGGQHVNKTDSAIRITHIPTGIVVQCQTERSQHQNRESAMKILRARLMERQLAEQQQKLAELKGEQQEIAWGNQIRSYVFCPYTMVKDHRTNAEMGDVDAVMDGEIDRFIEAYLKAK
- the secA gene encoding preprotein translocase subunit SecA, yielding MLGLFKKIFDSSKREITRLMTVVERINSLEPEMETLSDAELRAKTDEFKQRLNAGESLDELLPEAFAVVREAGKRTIGQRHYDVQLMGGIVLHQGRIAEMKTGEGKTLAATLPVYLNALTGKGVHVVTVNDYLAKRDAEWMGQIYRFLGMSVGVIVHEKEFDERSEAYRCDITYGTNNEFGFDYLRDNMAQAPEQLVQRGLNYAIVDEVDSILIDEARTPLIISGIGEESAGHYVQFAQIVPRLQNEVDYTVDEKLRTAAMTEAGVAKVEKMLGIDNLFDDRHFALNHYLIQALKAYTLFKRDRDYVVKDGEVIIVDEFTGRLMPGRRYSDGLHQAIEAKENVRVAQESKTLASITFQNYFRMYDKLAGMTGTAETEEEEFRRIYGMDVVVIPTNKPMIRIDHPDLVYKTTAAKFAAVVREIEEKHKKGQPVLVGTISIERSEELSRMLKKIGIPHQVLNAKYHELEAEIIKNAGQPGAVTIATNMAGRGTDIVLGEGVAKLGGLHVIGTERHESRRIDNQLRGRSGRQGDPGSSRFYVSMEDDLMRLFGSEMISGLMERLGWEDDQPIEHSQISRAIENAQKKVENRNFEARKQVLEYDNVLNQQRELIYEQRRTVLLGTNIQEYIETVFTNAFKHITEEYADEKLAVEEWNLDGLIARYQDITTKPLPLTKEDLAGMKAEEIAAELGRLALAAYQEREQEFGAETMRRIEYLVLLQIIDRKWMEHLSDMESLKEGIGLRAYGQRDPLMEYRFEAYEMFNRMVQSIQEDCVRMLFRVRLVDRQDAEEEAEQRMRQMRQMRTNRDSEDSRPRTPRTVQKIGRNDPCPCGSGKKYKKCCGK
- the raiA gene encoding ribosome-associated translation inhibitor RaiA, which gives rise to MKIVVKSKNLEITPALRAYAEKKITKFEKFITAANGDYESLAEMMMRTEREVHIAELTIEFRGLVLRGEGRTDDMYNSIDEAVDKIERQWNKFKTRIHRKLQGPKISEIAPPVDDGLRSPENLEREFRVVKIKRFDYKPMSVEEAIMQMELLGHDFFVFTNADDDEINVVYKRRDGNYGLIEPE
- a CDS encoding cold-shock protein; amino-acid sequence: MQGRVKWFNAEKGYGFIEREDGGDVFVHFSAIQEDGFKTLEEGQVVEFDIVEGERGPQASNVVKL
- the fliS gene encoding flagellar export chaperone FliS, yielding MNSYALQAYKNVKVNTASNGDLIVMLFDGAIRFANQAINCIDESDIAGAHNKLVRAQDIMTELISALNMDVGEIAQNLYQLYTFINQLLIQANVNKDPVLIQQAIKLLTELRDMWHEVVEQA
- a CDS encoding flagellar protein FlaG — translated: MIRTDFAIKSNQQMQMVKPNNQNQDVVERHRVEQQSGVNQHGVQGDKTQIDQEQLYDAVENLNKTMRIFDRGLEFSIHEDTNRIMVKVIDRSDHAKEEVIREIPPERVLDMIAAIMDMIGLLVDHRA
- the csrA gene encoding carbon storage regulator CsrA — protein: MLVLTRKINESIIIGDDIKIIVVDVRGDQVKLGIEAPKDVSVHREEIYADIQQENKRAVLSKHFNVDQLSQLLHNSPGNSVKNSKSD
- a CDS encoding flagellar assembly protein FliW, producing MKIETTRFGTLEVDPEQIIDFPEGILGFEDYHQFVIVEQPESMFCFLQSVEEPWLCFVIMMPELLRHDYQVKLEPQHVKQLGFEDSKDGQVFVIVTVPEDVSEMTANLQAPLVINRKTKLAKQVVLMDGLYSIRHNVLAELQRSSFLAAKQAAE
- the flgL gene encoding flagellar hook-associated protein FlgL, translating into MRVTNNTLTNNMLRHLNAGLGRLDRYQQQLASGKRVLKPSDDPAAVINVLELRTSLTENNQLLKNVDTASSWLQSIDTVLASTTSVLHRAKELSVYAANDTLSGDDRAAIQRELEQLFDNLLQLSNSTHSGKYVFAGQKSTTVPYQRASTDPADPGYYRIAYHGGSSIQNSSELKVEIGANSVIDINIIRTSINTDGEAEDQLFMPIFGALSELINDLDQGMTDKLGAEHLEALEAALDGVLATRAEVGAKLNRIELAEERLKDLEVNFNKLLSGTQDIDVAETIMMLKSEENAYRIALSVGARIIQPTLVDFLR
- the flgK gene encoding flagellar hook-associated protein FlgK, translating into MRTTFSGIEIARRALQAQQMSLDTVGQNIANANTKGYSRQVAVHNPSMPYPIPQFTHNPANGMLGTGVEVAQITRMRDDFVEMRLRQEQHNVNYWQTISDGLEQVELIFNEPSDNGIHHALELYWDSLQDLSLSPENEAVRSVVLQRAEVLAEAVQHVRFQLGKLRDNMNNLVQVKVSEINSYAQRIADLNRQIVKVNAAGYQPNDLLDQRDQLLQELSELTNIEVVTDTYGSVTVSISGATLVQRTEVFELKVVSSNDPIIPQYDRVEVVWEGANSKAEFNKGELAGILNFRDDYIQDYITELNQWTADFMHNVNSIHMQGYDLEGGTGRPFFVTVDGSWNVTAEDDPSLSIRVALQDAREIAASSRQENGETVVGNGEIALALAQLRNNPMVGREITIAQSFNALIAKIGVDALEGTSMVKNGEALVNHLENMRESVSGVNLDEEMADMIRFQHAYASAARFMTTMDQILEIIVNRLGLFGR
- a CDS encoding flagellar protein FlgN, whose translation is MQVIDAFREVIERETVLIDRLIESGLKKQSIISDTEQLTAVVEQERELLTSLEQAEEERCQLFDVIASGQSLAQWLETTDEQDLADRINQLKSKYHQLQEINELNQLLIAESLAFIQYSLNLLVDETPLTYAKPGTRTVKKSIIDRKV